The following coding sequences are from one Pseudonocardia sp. HH130630-07 window:
- the pdhA gene encoding pyruvate dehydrogenase (acetyl-transferring) E1 component subunit alpha — protein MGADELAPAITVARSLDESGRLTPAAVPPDPDVLLAGYRRLVSARRLNEQAGALVRQGRLAVYPSSRGQEACQVACASVLADGDWLFPTYRDTAAIAARGVDPVEVLTMLRGDWHCGYDPTAHRVAPQATPLATQLLHAVGVGHAARLRGEDTVVMALCGDGATSEGDFHEACNFAAVFASPVVFFVQNNKYAISVPLARQSVAPSLAAKAVGYGMPGFRVDGNDLLALSEVLGAAVARARAGDGPTLVEADTYRIESHTNADDATRYRTDDEVGTWAARDPLIRVRTYLTGAGVLDAGTEDAIAAEAEAMASAVRAGLGAETPVDPEELFAHVYATPTRQLTEQRAVLRAELAAEETR, from the coding sequence ATGGGTGCCGACGAGCTCGCACCGGCGATCACCGTCGCCCGGTCGCTGGACGAGTCCGGACGCCTGACGCCGGCCGCCGTCCCGCCCGATCCGGACGTCCTGCTCGCGGGGTACCGGCGGCTGGTGTCGGCCCGCCGGCTGAACGAGCAGGCCGGCGCGCTGGTACGGCAGGGCCGGTTGGCGGTCTACCCGTCCTCGCGGGGGCAGGAGGCGTGCCAGGTCGCGTGCGCGTCGGTGCTCGCCGACGGGGACTGGCTGTTCCCGACCTACCGCGACACCGCCGCGATCGCCGCCCGCGGGGTGGACCCGGTCGAGGTGCTCACCATGCTGCGCGGGGACTGGCACTGCGGCTACGACCCGACCGCGCACCGGGTGGCACCGCAGGCCACACCGCTGGCGACCCAGCTGCTGCACGCCGTCGGCGTCGGGCACGCCGCGCGGCTGCGCGGTGAGGACACCGTGGTCATGGCCCTGTGCGGGGACGGCGCGACGAGCGAGGGCGACTTCCACGAGGCGTGCAACTTCGCCGCGGTGTTCGCCAGCCCGGTCGTGTTCTTCGTGCAGAACAACAAGTACGCGATCTCGGTGCCGCTGGCCCGCCAGTCGGTCGCGCCGTCGCTGGCGGCCAAGGCGGTCGGCTACGGCATGCCCGGGTTCCGGGTGGACGGCAACGATCTCCTCGCGCTGTCCGAGGTGCTCGGTGCGGCCGTCGCCCGGGCCCGCGCGGGGGACGGGCCGACCCTGGTCGAGGCGGACACCTATCGCATCGAGTCGCACACCAACGCCGACGACGCGACCCGCTACCGCACCGACGACGAGGTCGGGACCTGGGCCGCCCGCGACCCGCTGATCCGGGTCCGGACCTACCTGACCGGTGCGGGCGTGCTGGACGCCGGCACCGAGGACGCGATCGCCGCGGAGGCCGAGGCCATGGCCTCCGCCGTCCGGGCGGGCCTGGGCGCCGAGACGCCGGTCGACCCGGAGGAGCTGTTCGCGCACGTCTACGCGACCCCGACCCGCCAGCTGACCGAGCAGCGCGCGGTCCTGCGGGCCGAGCTCGCGGCGGAGGAGACCCGATGA
- a CDS encoding Lrp/AsnC family transcriptional regulator — protein MGTTPLDAVDRRIVAELEADARLSGRALAERVQISRANAYARLERLVTDGVITGFHARVDPVRAGLLTSAYVTMTVRQNSWRDLQDRLRAIPEVRHMALLGGEFDVMLLVRATDNDALRRVVLERLQAIPGVLATRTFLIFEDVDNVPRRDPDAPSS, from the coding sequence ATGGGCACGACGCCACTGGACGCCGTCGACCGGCGGATCGTCGCCGAGCTGGAGGCCGACGCCCGGCTGTCCGGCCGCGCGCTCGCCGAGCGGGTGCAGATCTCGCGGGCCAACGCCTACGCCCGCCTCGAACGGCTCGTGACCGACGGCGTCATCACCGGGTTCCACGCCCGCGTCGACCCGGTCCGGGCCGGCCTGCTGACCTCGGCCTACGTCACGATGACGGTGCGGCAGAACAGCTGGCGGGACCTGCAGGACCGGCTGCGGGCCATCCCGGAGGTGCGGCACATGGCCCTGCTGGGCGGGGAGTTCGACGTGATGCTGCTGGTGCGGGCCACCGACAACGACGCGCTGCGGCGGGTCGTGCTGGAGCGGTTGCAGGCGATCCCGGGGGTGCTCGCGACGCGGACGTTCCTGATCTTCGAGGACGTGGACAACGTGCCGCGGCGCGATCCGGACGCCCCGTCGTCATGA
- a CDS encoding DEAD/DEAH box helicase family protein, protein MTEPLHAGAHESLRTTALDAALDAAETGLIPRWAPLGAAEQPHVLARHVASVVERALADRAPEQRLALVNRLVEEAERAPADTVHQQLEQLIALTRSVAVGNWEVRAPITPLSEAALFTNAAGEPKLHTALQSELASVDRVDLLCAFIRWPGIRLLERELDLLHERGVPFRVITTTYMGATEQRAVDQLVRRHGAEIKISYASATTRLHAKAWLFRRDSGFTTAFVGSSNLSRSALVDGLEWNVRLSSVATPDLIRKFTSTFDSYWAAADFVSYDPEVPADSARLADALGRDRDDSTPLTGLEVRPYPHQEQILEALAAERAVHGRHRNLVVAATGTGKTVVAALDYRRLREQHPRLLFVAHRTEILEQSRRTYRAVLAEGAFGEAFVGGARPQRWNHVFASVQSLSAYGVHNIPPDRFDVVVIDEFHHAQARTYRTLLDHLRPAELLGLTATPERSDGVDVRDQFFDGRCAAELRLWDALSADLLVPFHYFGIADDVDLRGVEWTRGSYDSTSLDTLYTGNDARAAKIIREAKAKIADVTAMRALGFCVTVAHATYMARVFTAAGIPSEAVTGQTAQEDRDSALRRLRDRELNCLFSVDVFNEGLDVPAVDTVLLLRPTQSATVFLQQLGRGLRRAPGKAVLTVLDFIGQHRREFRIDLRYRALTGSSRTGVVRDVEEGFPFLPSGSAMVLDAVAQKVVLDNVRSRVRLSRQALVADVRSHREGTLARYLRESGGELSDVYRGKGSWTALRRDAGFPVPDPGPDETALLRRLATLTHVDDPERAELYTRVADPAGPAYAELSDNEQRLARMLFFQLWPNRNGFDDYQAGLHHLRRHPAVCAEIGELVAYTLDQVRHLPQPLSPDLGRVSQIGGAGCAMLDRCRVPLS, encoded by the coding sequence GTGACCGAACCGCTGCACGCTGGTGCACACGAGAGCCTGCGCACCACGGCTCTGGACGCCGCACTCGACGCCGCTGAGACTGGCCTCATCCCTCGGTGGGCTCCGCTCGGGGCAGCCGAGCAGCCACACGTACTGGCCCGTCACGTCGCCTCCGTTGTCGAACGTGCGCTCGCCGACCGCGCCCCTGAGCAGCGCCTCGCTCTCGTGAATCGCCTGGTTGAGGAGGCGGAGCGAGCCCCAGCGGACACCGTCCACCAGCAGCTCGAACAGTTGATCGCACTGACCAGATCGGTCGCCGTCGGGAACTGGGAAGTCCGTGCCCCGATCACACCGTTGTCCGAGGCTGCACTGTTCACCAACGCCGCCGGCGAGCCGAAGCTGCACACCGCGCTCCAGTCCGAGCTGGCGAGCGTCGACCGGGTGGATCTGCTGTGTGCGTTCATCCGCTGGCCGGGAATCCGGCTCTTGGAGCGCGAGCTCGATCTGCTGCATGAGCGCGGGGTCCCGTTCCGGGTCATCACCACGACATACATGGGTGCGACCGAGCAACGTGCCGTCGATCAACTGGTGCGCCGGCACGGCGCCGAAATCAAGATCAGCTACGCGAGCGCCACGACGCGGCTGCACGCCAAAGCCTGGCTGTTCCGGCGCGACTCCGGCTTCACCACCGCCTTCGTGGGCAGCTCTAACCTGTCGCGCTCAGCGCTGGTCGACGGACTCGAGTGGAACGTACGGCTGTCGTCCGTTGCTACCCCTGACCTGATCCGTAAGTTCACCTCAACGTTCGACAGCTACTGGGCAGCCGCGGACTTCGTGTCCTACGACCCAGAGGTCCCTGCCGACTCCGCGCGGCTCGCTGACGCGCTGGGCCGCGACCGCGACGACAGCACCCCACTCACCGGCCTGGAGGTACGGCCCTACCCGCATCAGGAGCAGATTCTCGAAGCGCTCGCGGCCGAGCGAGCTGTGCACGGTCGACACCGCAACCTCGTCGTCGCCGCCACCGGGACCGGTAAGACCGTCGTCGCTGCCTTGGACTACCGGCGCCTGCGGGAACAGCACCCCCGGCTGCTGTTCGTCGCGCACCGCACCGAGATCTTGGAACAGTCCCGGCGCACCTACCGCGCCGTGCTCGCTGAGGGTGCGTTCGGCGAAGCGTTCGTCGGCGGGGCGCGCCCGCAGCGTTGGAACCACGTGTTCGCTAGCGTGCAGTCGCTCTCTGCCTACGGGGTGCACAATATTCCGCCGGATCGTTTCGACGTCGTCGTCATCGACGAGTTCCACCACGCGCAGGCTCGCACGTACCGCACGCTACTCGATCATCTTCGTCCCGCCGAACTGCTCGGCCTGACGGCGACCCCAGAGCGCTCCGACGGCGTGGACGTCCGAGACCAGTTTTTCGACGGTCGCTGCGCCGCTGAGCTCCGGTTGTGGGATGCCCTATCGGCCGACCTACTGGTCCCGTTCCACTATTTCGGGATCGCCGACGACGTCGACCTCCGCGGCGTCGAGTGGACACGCGGCAGTTACGACTCCACCAGCCTCGACACGCTCTACACCGGTAACGACGCCCGCGCCGCCAAGATCATCCGTGAGGCCAAGGCCAAGATCGCGGACGTCACGGCAATGCGCGCACTCGGGTTCTGCGTAACGGTCGCTCACGCCACCTACATGGCCCGCGTGTTCACAGCAGCCGGAATCCCCAGTGAAGCGGTTACCGGGCAGACGGCACAGGAGGATCGGGACAGCGCCCTGCGCCGGCTACGGGATCGGGAGTTGAACTGCCTGTTCTCCGTCGACGTGTTCAATGAGGGGCTGGACGTTCCCGCCGTGGATACGGTACTGCTGCTGCGCCCGACCCAAAGCGCCACCGTCTTCCTTCAGCAGCTTGGCCGGGGCCTACGTCGGGCCCCGGGCAAGGCGGTACTGACCGTGCTTGACTTCATCGGTCAGCACCGTCGCGAGTTCCGTATCGACCTGCGTTATCGGGCACTGACGGGAAGCAGCCGGACCGGGGTGGTGCGCGACGTCGAGGAGGGGTTCCCCTTCCTGCCCTCCGGTTCGGCAATGGTGCTGGACGCGGTGGCCCAGAAAGTTGTGCTCGACAATGTGCGGAGTCGGGTCCGGCTCTCCCGTCAGGCGCTCGTTGCCGATGTCCGATCCCATCGTGAGGGCACGCTAGCTCGCTACCTGCGTGAGTCCGGTGGGGAGCTATCCGACGTCTACCGAGGTAAGGGTTCGTGGACAGCACTGCGTCGCGACGCAGGCTTTCCGGTTCCGGATCCCGGCCCGGACGAGACAGCGCTACTGCGACGGCTCGCGACGCTGACCCACGTTGACGACCCGGAGCGGGCCGAGCTTTACACCCGGGTCGCCGATCCCGCCGGACCCGCCTACGCCGAGTTGAGCGACAACGAACAGCGGCTGGCCAGGATGTTGTTCTTCCAGCTCTGGCCCAACCGCAACGGATTCGACGACTACCAAGCCGGCCTCCATCATCTGCGACGGCACCCGGCGGTGTGTGCGGAGATCGGCGAACTCGTCGCCTACACCTTGGATCAGGTCCGCCACCTGCCGCAGCCGCTGAGTCCGGACCTAGGGCGTGTCTCCCAGATAGGCGGAGCGGGGTGCGCGATGCTTGATCGGTGCCGCGTACCGCTGTCCTGA
- a CDS encoding VOC family protein: protein MTALISHTSIDSLDARAQSVFWSTVLGFAENPDDPNLPGDEECLICSPDGRTRLLFITVPDAKQVKNRLHLDLVPAEGTRDDELARLLGIGASVVADRRRDDGSGWVVLADPEGNEFCILRGAAERGEG from the coding sequence ATGACCGCGCTGATCTCGCACACGAGCATCGACTCGCTCGACGCTCGTGCCCAGTCCGTCTTCTGGAGCACGGTGCTCGGTTTCGCCGAGAACCCCGACGACCCGAACCTCCCCGGCGACGAGGAGTGCCTGATCTGCTCCCCGGACGGCCGGACCAGGCTGCTGTTCATCACGGTCCCCGATGCCAAACAGGTGAAGAACCGTCTGCATCTCGACCTGGTGCCGGCCGAGGGAACCCGCGACGACGAGCTGGCCCGGCTGCTGGGCATCGGGGCGAGCGTCGTCGCCGACCGGCGGCGGGACGACGGGAGTGGCTGGGTCGTGCTCGCCGACCCCGAGGGGAACGAGTTCTGCATCCTGCGTGGTGCCGCGGAGCGCGGCGAGGGCTGA
- a CDS encoding alpha-ketoacid dehydrogenase subunit beta produces the protein MSTQKTTMAQAITTALRDAMTADGSVVVFGEDVAQLGGVFRVTDGLHRDFGESRCFDTPLAESGIVGMAVGMAMNGMRPVVEMQFDAFAYPAFEQITSHVAKLANRTRGRVRLPMVIRIPYAGGIGGVEHHCDSSEAYYAHTPGLTVLTPATNADAYGLLRAAIESPDPVVFLEPKKHYFAKEEIDLAAPVPPIGRAMVRRAGRDATLVAYGPSVPVALAAAEQAATEQAATEGRDLGVVDLRSIVPFDDETVCAEVRRTGRAVVIAEAPGFASVASEIAARVGERCFHHLEAPVRRVTGFDVPYPAPKLERHYLPGVDRILDAVDDLQWEHAA, from the coding sequence ATGAGCACGCAGAAGACGACGATGGCGCAGGCGATCACCACCGCGTTGCGCGACGCGATGACCGCCGACGGGTCCGTGGTGGTGTTCGGCGAGGACGTCGCGCAGCTCGGCGGCGTCTTCCGGGTGACCGACGGGTTGCACCGGGACTTCGGCGAGAGCCGCTGCTTCGACACCCCGCTCGCCGAGTCCGGCATCGTCGGCATGGCGGTGGGCATGGCGATGAACGGGATGCGCCCGGTCGTCGAGATGCAGTTCGACGCGTTCGCCTACCCGGCGTTCGAGCAGATCACCAGCCACGTCGCGAAGCTGGCGAACCGGACCCGAGGCCGGGTGCGGCTGCCGATGGTCATCCGGATCCCGTACGCGGGCGGGATCGGCGGGGTGGAGCACCACTGCGACTCCTCGGAGGCCTACTACGCGCACACGCCGGGACTGACCGTGCTCACCCCGGCCACGAACGCCGACGCCTACGGCCTGCTGCGCGCCGCGATTGAGAGTCCCGACCCGGTGGTGTTCCTGGAACCGAAGAAGCACTACTTCGCGAAGGAGGAGATCGACCTCGCCGCGCCCGTGCCGCCGATCGGGCGCGCGATGGTGCGCCGGGCCGGGCGGGACGCGACGCTCGTCGCGTACGGCCCGTCGGTGCCGGTGGCGCTGGCCGCCGCCGAGCAGGCCGCCACCGAGCAGGCCGCCACCGAGGGGCGCGACCTCGGCGTGGTGGACCTGCGGTCGATCGTGCCGTTCGACGACGAGACGGTCTGTGCCGAGGTGCGACGCACCGGCCGGGCGGTGGTGATCGCCGAGGCACCCGGGTTCGCGTCGGTCGCCTCGGAGATCGCCGCCCGGGTCGGGGAGCGCTGCTTCCACCACCTGGAGGCGCCGGTGCGCCGGGTGACCGGGTTCGACGTTCCCTACCCGGCCCCGAAGCTCGAACGGCACTACCTCCCCGGCGTCGACCGCATCCTCGACGCCGTCGACGACCTGCAGTGGGAGCACGCGGCATGA